GCATCCGCGAAAAGTACGTCGCGGTGCCGCACACCACCGAGTTCGCGATCCTGTTCCTGCCGACCGAAGGCCTGTACGCCGAAGTGCTGCGCCGCCCGGGCCTGGTCGATGCCCTCCAGCGCGACGTCCGCATCGCGGTAGCCGGCCCCACCACCCTGCTGGCGCTGATGACCAGCTTCCAGATGGGCTTCCGCACGCTCGCCATCGAGAAGCGCTCCAGCGAGGTCTGGCAGACGCTGGGCGCGGTGAAGACCGAGTTCGCGAAGTTCGGCACCGTCCTCGACGGCGTCAAGAAGAAGCTCGACGAAGCCAGCAACAAGATCGAGGAAACCGGCCGCCGCACCCGCGTGCTGACGCGCAAGCTGCGCGACGTCGAAGCCCTCCCGGCCGAGGAAAGCCTGCGCCTGCTCGGCGCCGACATCGAAGACCAGACCGACGATTGAAGCCGTTGGTGTCGCACTGCCCTGGCCCCCTTAGTTAGGGGGCGGTTCGCGCCTTGGCGCGAATGGGCCGGGGTATGGCCCTGCGCATAGGCGGATCGCTCGCTCCGCGAGCGTGTGGCGATTCCAGGCTTCGCCTGGAATCAGCCACCATCCGCCGGCATCACCGGCAACGCATCCACCGGCACCTGCGGATTGCTGTCGTCCTGCAGGTAGTCCGGCAGCGTGTCGGTCTCGTCGCCGTTGAGGCGGTCGCCCTGGATCTGGTAGTCGCGACGCTGGATCCAGGCGTCACGCACCAGCGTGTAGTCGTCCTCGGCGCCTTCGCGGAAGCTGTCGGTGGCCAGCAGCTGCGAGCGGATGTCGACCAGCTGCAGGCCCTGCAGCGGAATGCGCACCTTGTCGGCCTCGACCTGGCGCAGCGGGCTCAGCGGCGCGTCGCCGACCATGCCCAGCGAGTCGCGCAGCGTACGCGGCCCGAACAGCGGCAGCTCGACATAACGCGAGCGCTTCCAGCCCCACACACCAAGCGTCTGGCCGAAATCCTCGCCACGATTGGGCAGCTTGGCGTCGGAGGCCGGATCGAAGATGCCGCCGATACCCAGCGTGGTGTTGAGGATGAAACGTCCCAGCGACTGCCCTGCCTGCTTGGGCTTGCCCTGCAGCAGCGCATTGACCGCCGACACCGGCTGGCCAAGGTTGTTGAAGAAGTTGCTTATGCCAAGACGAAAGGGACGCGGCACGACCTTCACGTAACCGCGCGCCAGCGGACGCGCGACACCGCGGTCGATGGCGTTGTTGAAGCTGTGCATCTTCCGGTTGTACTTCTCCCACGGATCGTAGATCGCGGGCATCACCGCCGGCGTCGGCAGGTTCGGGTCTGCATAGCCATCGTCCGGCGTGCCGTACAGGGCGTCGTAGTCGCGCTCGGCGTCGGTGCGATCGTCGGTCTGCGGCGCCGGTGTCGGCTCGGGTTGCGGCTGCGTTTCCGGCTGAGCTTCCGGCGGCGTCGGCTCGACTGGCGTCGCAGGCTCGCTCGGTACCGGCGTCACCGGCTCAGGCGTCACCGGCTCGGTCGTAGCCGGCGGCTGCTCCGGCGTCGCCGGTTGGCCGTCAATCGACGCTTTCACGCACGCGCGCGCCTTGGCGGCGTCCTCGCCTGCTTCCTTCATGCAGCGATCGAACTCCTCGCGCTGCTGGCCCGACAACGGACGCGTGAGGATCTGCGCTTGGCCGAACAACGGCACGCAGGCGAGCACTAGAGCGATAAGAGGTGCGTGGGGGCGCATGGGTCGCAGTGTAGAGGCTCAGGGGAAGGCGCGGCCCGGCACCGGCGTGACCGTGGCCGGAACGCAGTGTTCGTACGGCTCAGCTGGCGAAGTTCAGTGCTTCGTCGAGGCGGTAGGCGGCGCGCAGTTCGGCCAGTCCCGGCGGATCGCCATTGACCTGGGCTATCGAACTGCGGGCACACAGCTCCGAGAGCAGCGCCAGTCCGGCGCTGTCGACCCGGCTGACCGCACCCAGGTCAATGCGACGCAGGCCCGGCCCGAGCGTGCGCAGCTGCGCCCACAGCGATGCAACCGCGGCGCGCTCGAGCGCGCCGCTGAAGGCGAGGGTGTCACCGTCCTGGCGGACCGTCGCGGTGGTCATGCTCAGTTGCTGCTTGCAGCCTGGGCCTGCAGCCTGCCCGCCTTGATGTCGGCGGCCACCTGCGGGATCGACTTCTGCTTGAGCGGGGCATCGAACTGGTTGCGGAACGTCTGCACGAAGCTGACGCCCTCGACCATCACGTCGAACACCTTCCACTGCGTGCCGACCTTGCGCATCAGGTAGTCGACCGGCACGGCTTCGTTGCCCTGGCGCAGGTACTCGCTCGAGACCTTGACGATGGCGCCGCCGCGGATCGGCGTTTCCGACTTCACCCGCACCTTGAGCTTGGTGTTGAGGTCGAGCAGGGACGAGCCGTAGCGCTGCATCAGGCTGTCGGCGAGGGCGTCGGCGAACACCTTCACGTCGGCGTCGGAAGCGCCGCGGCCATGCACGCCCAGCACCAGGCGGGCGGAGTAGTCGCGGTCGAAGATATTGTCGAATTCGCTGGCGATGAACTGGCGCAGCGCGGAGCGGTCCTTGCTGAACTCGGCACGACGGCTTTCCAGCGTCGCCAGGATGCGGGTGCTGTTGCTCAGCACCAGCGCGCTCGGCGAACCGGCCGGAGCGGTGCTGGCGGCGGCCGGAGCGGCGGCCGGCGCTGCCTGCGCCAGCACCGCGGCGGGCGCGGCCACGGCCAGGGCGGCGGTAATCATGAGGGAGAGAACGCGGTTGGACTGGTTCATTTTGTCTTGGTCTCGTCCGTGGGGGCGGCATCGCCCTTCAGGTAGTCGGGAACGTCGGCAGAGGGGTCTGCGGCTTGGCCGGCATTGTCGGAGGGCTTGGCGCCACCGCCGCTGAACATGTATTTGCCGACCAGCTGGATCAGATCCACCGCGGACTGGGTCAGGTAGATCTCGTCGCCCGGCTTGAGCGACTCGGGATCTCCGCCAGGAGCGAGATTGATGTAGCTCTCGCCCAGCAGGCCGCTGGTGAGGATGCTGGCGGCGGTGTCGGCCGGCAGCTTGTCGTAGCGCTTGTTCACCGCCATGGTCACAACGGTGTCGAACTTGACGGGATCTACTTCGATCTTGTCGACATGTCCGATCGCCACGCCACCGATCTTGATCGGTGCGTTGGGGCGAAGTGCGCCGATCGTCGAGAAACGTGCGGTCAACGGGTAGGTATCGCTGCCAAGGCCCCAGCGGCCGTTGGTCGAGGCCAGGGCCAGCACCAGCAGCGAGCCCAGGGCCAGCAACAGGAAGGCGCCGACGGCAAATTCGATACGGGGGGCGCGGATGCTCATCGGTGAATACTCATAAAGGCACCATGGAGTGCGTCGCCTTAGCGGAAGAGGAAGGCGGACATGACGAAATTGAACATCAGCACCAGCAGCGAGGCATTCACCACCGCGCGGGTGGTGGCGACCGAGGTGCCTTCGATGGTCGGTTCGGCGTGGAAGCCGACATAGGAAGCGACCAGCGCGGCGGTGCCGCCGAACACGGCCGACTTCACCAGCGCCATCAGGAAGTCGTCAACAAAATCGACGCTGTCCTTCAAAACCTGCCAAAACGTGCCGGCATCAAGCCCGATCACGTGCACCGACTCGAAGTAGCTGGCGCTGATCGCAAAGCTGCAGAAGAAGCCGGTCAGCAGCGGCACGCACAGCACCGCCGCCCAGAAGCGCGGCGCCACGGCCTTGCCGACCGGGTCGATCGCCATCAGCCCCAGGGCGGTGATCTGGTCGGTGGCCCGCATCAGGCCCAGTTCGGCGGCAATGGAGCTGCCGGCGCGACCAATGAAGAGCAGGGCGGTCAGCACCGGGCCCAGTTCTCGGTACATGCCCAGGCCGAGCAGGGCGCTGACCTGGGCGGTCGCGCCGTAGGTCTCGAGCGCGCGGTAGCCCAGCAATGTCACCGAAAGGCCGACGAACGCACCGCCAACGGCAATGATCGGCAGCGATCGTGCGCCGATCTTGTAGATCTCGCGAACCAGCTCGCGGAAGAAGTCCGGGGTCGGCTTCGAGGCCCGGAACACGGACAGCGAAAACAGGCCGGCGCGGCCAAGCGAACGGGTCGCGGCTACGAAAGGCATCAGGAGATCTCCCTCGACTGCGGGCGCATCATGCCGCCTCCGTCGCGCGCGGCGCGGCGTCGAACGCGATCGGACCGTCCGGCTCGCCCTTCAGGAACTGCTGCACGAGCGGGTCGTCGCTCGCCGCCAGCTGCGCCGGGGTGCCGGAGAAGACGATGCCGCCATTGGCGATGACGATGGCATGGTCGGCCACCGGCAGGGTTTCGTGGACGTGGTGGGTGACCACGATGCTGGTCAGCCCGAGCGTTTCGTTGAGGCGGCGCACCAGCGCCATCACCACGCCGCTGGCGATCGGGTCCAGGCCGGTCAGCGGCTCGTCGTAGATCATCAGCGGCGGGTCCAGCGCCAGCGCACGCGCCAGCGCGACGCGACGGGCCATGCCGCCGGACAGTTCGCGCGGGTAGGCATCGGCGGCGGCGCGCAGGCCGACCGCGTGCAGCTTCATCAGCACCAGCTGGCGGATCACCGGCTCGGGCAGGTTGGTGTGGGCGCGAATCGGCAGCGCGACGTTCTCGGCCGCGGTGAGGTCGGTCAGCAGGCCGTTGCCCTGCAGCAGCACGCCGATGCCCTTGCGCAACTCGAGCAGTGCACGCCGGCCCTGGGGCACGGCCTGACCGAAGACTTCGACGCTGCCTGCCGACGGCGCCAGCTCGCCGGTCAGTGCGGCCAGCAGCGTCGACTTGCCGCTGCCGGACGGACCGAGCACGGCGACAACGCTGCCGCGCGGCACGTCGAGGTTGATGTCGTGCAGCACCGTACGCCCGCCGCGATCGAGGCGGAGCTGGTTGAGGCGGACGATGGGGCCTTCGTGGTTCATGCGCGCAGGGTGCTATCCGGAACTGCCGTGCAGCAAGGCCGGCAGTGTCGCCGGACATGGCTGAACGGGAAGCGGGGCGGGCATTGTGGCAGGTTCGACCGGGATGCTCGACGGGATCGGGGGCAGGAGGTCGCAAAACCACAAAGTCACAAATAAAAGGGCGCTGTGCTGCCGGCATGCCGCCCTGGTCTGTCTCAGCGCCTGCGTCGCTGCTCCGGCAAGATAGCGGCGATGCCCGGCCGCCCCGACTTCCGTCTCTACCATTCCAACGCCCTGGACATCCTGGCGCAGCTGCTTGCGCAGGAGCTGCGCAGCCCTGCGCCGGGACAATCGCTGCTGGCACCCGACATCGTCCTCATCCCGCAGGTGGCGATGCGGCGCTGGCTGCAGGCGACCCTCGCCACGACCTACGGCATCGCCGCCAACCTGGAGTTCCTGACGCCCGGCGAGTTCGTCCATCGTTCCCTCGACGCGAACGTGCCCGGCGGCGACCACGACCTCGATGCCGACACGCTGCACTGGCACCTGTACGCCGCACTGGGCGACCCGGCCGCACTGCGCACGCCGGCATTGCGCCCGCTGCGCGCCTACCTGCAGGGCGCCGATGCCCTCAAGCCGTGGTCGCTGGCGGGCGAGCTGGCGGGCGTGTTCGAGAAGTACCAGGCCTGGCGACGCGACTGGCTGCTGGCGTGGGAGGCAGGGCACGAACCCGGCGACCCGCAGGCGGCACTGTGGCGCCGCGTGGCGTCCGGCGGCGGCCATCGCGCGCAGCGAATCGGCGAGTACCTGCAGCGTTTCGGCGACGAGTCGGGTCCGCTGCCGAAGGGCTTGCCATCGCGCCTGTTCGCCTTCGCCACCTTGAACATGTCGCCCGATGTGTTGCGCGTGATCGCCACACAGGCGCGGGTCGGAACGCTGCATTTCTATCTGCCCAGCCCGACGCGCAGTTACTGGGGCGACCTGCAGACCCTGGCCGAGCAGCTGCGCAGCGGCGCCGACGACCCGTTCGGCACGCCGGCTGACGAAAACCCGCTGCTGCAGGCCTGGGGTGCGGCGGGACGCGACTTCATTGCCGTGCTGGGCAGCTACGAAGTCGTGCATCCCTCGCACGAACACGCGCACTACGTCGATCCGGAAGCGGCCGACGGCGACCGGCCAGAAAACGACACGATGCTCGGCCACCTGCAGCGCGACCTGCTGCACCGGCGTGCGCCGGCGCCGTGGCGTGCACAGGTGGACCGCAACGACCCGAGCGTGCAGGTGCACGCCTGCCACACGCGCCTGCGCGAAGTGCAGGTGCTGCACGACCAGCTGCGCGGGCTGCTCGACGACCCGCGATTCGACCCGCCGCTGCAGCCGCGCGACATCGCCGTGCTTGCGCCCGACATCGATCCGTACATTCCCTGCATCGACGCGGTCTTCGGTGGGCGGGCAGGGCGCGAGGACTACATCCCGTTCGCGCTGGCCGATGCCAGCCCGCTCGCCGGCGAACCGCTGGCCGAACTCTTCCTGCGCCTGCTGGCCTTGCCGGTGTCGCGCTTCGGCCTCAACGAAATCCTCGACCTGCTCGCCAGTCCGCCCCTGGCCAGTGCCGCCGGGCTGGATGCACCCGCGCTGGAGCGCCTGCACGGCTGGCTGGAGGAGGCCGGCGTGCGCTGGGGCCTGGACGCAGGCCACCGCGTGCAGCACGACGCGCCGCGCGACGACGCCTACACCTGGTCCTTCGCCCTTGACCGCCTGCTGCTCGGCTATGCCAGCGGCAGCGACGAGGACATCGCCGGCATCGCCCCCTGGCCGGAACTGGAAGGCGGCGCGGTCGACGCGCTCGACACGCTGCTGCGCCTGATGCGCGTGCTCGCCCGACACCAGCGCACGCTGGCCGAGTCGATGCCGCCGGCGCAGTGGCGCGAACGCCTGCTTGGCTTGCTGGATGCTTTGTTCCTGCGGCCCCCGGCGGCCGCCGCCGGGCAACGCGCGCTGGAACGGCTGCGCCTGCTGATCGGCGACTTCGCCCAGTCCGCGCAACGCGCCGGCTTCGATGCGCCCGTGCCTGCCGAGGTCGTGCGCGCGCATTTCGCCGCGCGCCTGTCCGAAGCCGACACGCGTGCGCCGTTGCTCACCGGCGGCGTCAGCTTCGGCCGGATGGTGCCTATGCGGCTGCTGCCGTTCCGCGCGATCTGCGTGCTCGGCCTGAATGATGGCGATTACCCGCGGCGCGATCCTGCGGCCGGCCTGAACCGGCTGAGCGCCGAGCTCGGCACCGCCCATCGACGCCATGGCGACCGCTCGCTGCGCGAAGACGATCGCTTCCTGTTCCTGCAGTTGCTGGCTTCGGCCGGCGACGTGCTCTATCTGAGTTACCAGGGCGCCGACCCGCGCGACGGCAGTCCGCGCGAGCCATCGGTGCTGGTGTCGGAACTGCTCAATGTCATCGCCGACTACCACGCGGCGGACGCAGACGCGAAGCAGTCGCTGGTCGTCCGCCATCCGCTGCAGCCGTTCGCGCCGGCAGCGTTTGGCGATGCCGGCGAACCGCGCCGTTACAGCTATCGCGACGAATGGCACCCGGCGGCCAACCTGCGCGGCGGCGCGCGTCATGCACCGACGCCCTGGCTTGCTGGCCCGCTGGCCGCGGACGACGATGCAGCGCAGGTCACGATGCTCGACAGCCTGCGGCGCTTCCTCTGCGATCCGGCCGGCCAGTTCCTGCGCGAGCGCATGGGCATGCGCCTGCCGGCCGAAGTGGAGGCCGCCGACGACACCGAGCCGCTGCTGCTGCCCGGCGGTGGCTGGTCGCGCGCGCTGTTGCAGCGTGCGGTGCTCGAAGCCCTTCTTGAACAACAGACCGATGGCCTCTACGAACGGCTGCTGGCGCGCGCGCTGTTGCCCTCCGGCCCATTGGGCCGCCGCGAGTTCGAAGCGCTGGTCGGGCAGGCGCGGCCTTACGCGAAGGAATACGCGCAATGGCGCGGCAGCCGACGCCCGCAGGCGCTGACCGTGGAGACCACCGTCGACGACACCGTCCTGCGCGGCCGCATCGATAACGTCTACGACCACGGTCTGGCCCGCGTAAGGATCGGCGAGCCCAATGGGCCCTCGACGATTCGCGCCGGGCTGGACTGGCTGCTGCTGTGTGCGGCGGGACAAGGCATGCCGCTGGTGCAGTTCCACGACGACGGCGATGGCGCGCAGCGGATTGAACGCCCGGCACTGCGCGCCGAGCCGGCGCGCGAGGCATTGCGCCGGCTGTTGCAGCTGCGCGGGCAGGGGATGCGCGAGGCGCTCGCGTTTGCGCCGTACAGCGGCTGGGCGTTGTACAGCGCGCTGCGCGAAGGCATGGACGAAGAAAAGGCCTGGAAGAAGATGTCCGACCGCTGGACCGGCGAGGGCGGTCGCAACTGGGCCGAAGGGGAGGCCGACGCAATCCGGCTCACGCTGCGCGGCCGCGATCTGCTGGCCGAGGAAGGCCTGCGCAGCGCCTTCGCCGCGACCACTCAATGGGTGTTCGATGCCGTCACCGCATACGATCGCGCGACGGCGCCGGAGAGTGGCGCATGAACCTCGCGCTCAACGCCTCCGACCCCTACCTGGCACTGCCGTTGCACGGCGTGCGCCTGATCGAGGCCAGTGCCGGCACTGGCAAGACCTTCACCCTGGCCACGCTGGTCACGCGCCTGATCGTCGAACGCGACCTGCGCATCGGCACGATCCTGGTCGTCACCTTCACCGAAGCGGCCACGCAGGAACTGCGCAAGCGCATCCGCGAACGGCTTGAGGGTGCCGCCGCGCTGGTCGGCACGCCAGCCAGCGGCGAAGAGTCCGCGGATGTCGTGCTCACCCGTCGTGTCATCGAAGACCACCTGGCGGCCAGCGGCGAGGGACGCGAGCAGCTGC
Above is a genomic segment from Lysobacter sp. S4-A87 containing:
- the mlaD gene encoding outer membrane lipid asymmetry maintenance protein MlaD encodes the protein MSIRAPRIEFAVGAFLLLALGSLLVLALASTNGRWGLGSDTYPLTARFSTIGALRPNAPIKIGGVAIGHVDKIEVDPVKFDTVVTMAVNKRYDKLPADTAASILTSGLLGESYINLAPGGDPESLKPGDEIYLTQSAVDLIQLVGKYMFSGGGAKPSDNAGQAADPSADVPDYLKGDAAPTDETKTK
- a CDS encoding MlaE family lipid ABC transporter permease subunit, encoding MPFVAATRSLGRAGLFSLSVFRASKPTPDFFRELVREIYKIGARSLPIIAVGGAFVGLSVTLLGYRALETYGATAQVSALLGLGMYRELGPVLTALLFIGRAGSSIAAELGLMRATDQITALGLMAIDPVGKAVAPRFWAAVLCVPLLTGFFCSFAISASYFESVHVIGLDAGTFWQVLKDSVDFVDDFLMALVKSAVFGGTAALVASYVGFHAEPTIEGTSVATTRAVVNASLLVLMFNFVMSAFLFR
- a CDS encoding VacJ family lipoprotein; the protein is MRPHAPLIALVLACVPLFGQAQILTRPLSGQQREEFDRCMKEAGEDAAKARACVKASIDGQPATPEQPPATTEPVTPEPVTPVPSEPATPVEPTPPEAQPETQPQPEPTPAPQTDDRTDAERDYDALYGTPDDGYADPNLPTPAVMPAIYDPWEKYNRKMHSFNNAIDRGVARPLARGYVKVVPRPFRLGISNFFNNLGQPVSAVNALLQGKPKQAGQSLGRFILNTTLGIGGIFDPASDAKLPNRGEDFGQTLGVWGWKRSRYVELPLFGPRTLRDSLGMVGDAPLSPLRQVEADKVRIPLQGLQLVDIRSQLLATDSFREGAEDDYTLVRDAWIQRRDYQIQGDRLNGDETDTLPDYLQDDSNPQVPVDALPVMPADGG
- a CDS encoding STAS domain-containing protein; the encoded protein is MTTATVRQDGDTLAFSGALERAAVASLWAQLRTLGPGLRRIDLGAVSRVDSAGLALLSELCARSSIAQVNGDPPGLAELRAAYRLDEALNFAS
- a CDS encoding ABC transporter substrate-binding protein, with protein sequence MNQSNRVLSLMITAALAVAAPAAVLAQAAPAAAPAAASTAPAGSPSALVLSNSTRILATLESRRAEFSKDRSALRQFIASEFDNIFDRDYSARLVLGVHGRGASDADVKVFADALADSLMQRYGSSLLDLNTKLKVRVKSETPIRGGAIVKVSSEYLRQGNEAVPVDYLMRKVGTQWKVFDVMVEGVSFVQTFRNQFDAPLKQKSIPQVAADIKAGRLQAQAASSN
- the recC gene encoding exodeoxyribonuclease V subunit gamma, yielding MPGRPDFRLYHSNALDILAQLLAQELRSPAPGQSLLAPDIVLIPQVAMRRWLQATLATTYGIAANLEFLTPGEFVHRSLDANVPGGDHDLDADTLHWHLYAALGDPAALRTPALRPLRAYLQGADALKPWSLAGELAGVFEKYQAWRRDWLLAWEAGHEPGDPQAALWRRVASGGGHRAQRIGEYLQRFGDESGPLPKGLPSRLFAFATLNMSPDVLRVIATQARVGTLHFYLPSPTRSYWGDLQTLAEQLRSGADDPFGTPADENPLLQAWGAAGRDFIAVLGSYEVVHPSHEHAHYVDPEAADGDRPENDTMLGHLQRDLLHRRAPAPWRAQVDRNDPSVQVHACHTRLREVQVLHDQLRGLLDDPRFDPPLQPRDIAVLAPDIDPYIPCIDAVFGGRAGREDYIPFALADASPLAGEPLAELFLRLLALPVSRFGLNEILDLLASPPLASAAGLDAPALERLHGWLEEAGVRWGLDAGHRVQHDAPRDDAYTWSFALDRLLLGYASGSDEDIAGIAPWPELEGGAVDALDTLLRLMRVLARHQRTLAESMPPAQWRERLLGLLDALFLRPPAAAAGQRALERLRLLIGDFAQSAQRAGFDAPVPAEVVRAHFAARLSEADTRAPLLTGGVSFGRMVPMRLLPFRAICVLGLNDGDYPRRDPAAGLNRLSAELGTAHRRHGDRSLREDDRFLFLQLLASAGDVLYLSYQGADPRDGSPREPSVLVSELLNVIADYHAADADAKQSLVVRHPLQPFAPAAFGDAGEPRRYSYRDEWHPAANLRGGARHAPTPWLAGPLAADDDAAQVTMLDSLRRFLCDPAGQFLRERMGMRLPAEVEAADDTEPLLLPGGGWSRALLQRAVLEALLEQQTDGLYERLLARALLPSGPLGRREFEALVGQARPYAKEYAQWRGSRRPQALTVETTVDDTVLRGRIDNVYDHGLARVRIGEPNGPSTIRAGLDWLLLCAAGQGMPLVQFHDDGDGAQRIERPALRAEPAREALRRLLQLRGQGMREALAFAPYSGWALYSALREGMDEEKAWKKMSDRWTGEGGRNWAEGEADAIRLTLRGRDLLAEEGLRSAFAATTQWVFDAVTAYDRATAPESGA
- a CDS encoding ATP-binding cassette domain-containing protein, producing MNHEGPIVRLNQLRLDRGGRTVLHDINLDVPRGSVVAVLGPSGSGKSTLLAALTGELAPSAGSVEVFGQAVPQGRRALLELRKGIGVLLQGNGLLTDLTAAENVALPIRAHTNLPEPVIRQLVLMKLHAVGLRAAADAYPRELSGGMARRVALARALALDPPLMIYDEPLTGLDPIASGVVMALVRRLNETLGLTSIVVTHHVHETLPVADHAIVIANGGIVFSGTPAQLAASDDPLVQQFLKGEPDGPIAFDAAPRATEAA